One [Clostridium] saccharolyticum WM1 DNA segment encodes these proteins:
- the leuS gene encoding leucine--tRNA ligase gives MAASYNHSAIEKKWRENWAKSPINVDDGKKKKYYCLDMFPYPSGSGLHVGHWRGYVISDVWSRYQILKGHYVIHPMGWDAFGLPAENYAIKMGVHPAKSTAENVSNIKRQINEIAAVYDWDMEVNTTDPEFYKWTQWIFVQMFKKGLAYEKEFPINWCPSCKTGLANEEVVNGCCERCGTGVTKKNLRQWMLKITAYADRLLDDLDKLDWPEKVKKMQTEWIGKSYGAEVDFKVDGREEAVTVYTTRPDTLYGATFMVLAPEHALASGLATPENKEAVEKYIYDASMKSNVDRLQDKEKTGVFTGSYAVNPLSGAKVPIWLSDYVLADYGTGAIMCVPAHDDRDFEFAKKFNIPIIQVIAKDGREIENMTEAYTEASGTMINSGEWNGMESSVLKKDAPAMIEERGLGKKTVNFKLRDWVFSRQRYWGEPIPIIHCPHCGNVPVPEDQLPLTLPEVESYQPTGTGESPLADIDEWVNTTCPVCGAPAKRETNTMPQWAGSSWYFLRYVDSHNDQELVSKEKAKKYLPVDMYIGGVEHAVLHLLYSRFYTKFLNDIGVVDFDEPFTKLFNQGMINGKNGIKMSKSKGNVVSPDDLVRDYGCDALRMYELFVGPPELDAEWDDRGIEGVGRFLNRFWKLVTESSNKDVEPTREMLRLRSKLIFDIEQRFSQFNLNTVISGFMEYNNKFIEMAQKTGGIDKETLKAFVVLVAPFAPHIGEELWQRLGGMTSVFHAQWPVCDEEAMKEDEIEVAVQVNGKTRAVVKLPVNVSKEEAIEAGKALIPDKITGTIVKEIYVPGRIVNIVCK, from the coding sequence ATGGCAGCATCATACAACCACAGCGCCATTGAGAAAAAATGGCGGGAAAACTGGGCAAAGAGCCCCATCAATGTTGATGATGGAAAGAAAAAGAAATATTACTGTCTGGATATGTTCCCATATCCCTCAGGAAGCGGCCTTCATGTGGGCCATTGGAGAGGCTATGTAATATCCGATGTTTGGAGCCGGTATCAGATTTTAAAGGGACATTATGTGATCCACCCCATGGGCTGGGATGCTTTTGGCCTGCCGGCAGAGAACTACGCCATCAAAATGGGAGTCCATCCGGCAAAATCCACGGCTGAGAACGTAAGTAATATCAAACGCCAGATCAATGAGATCGCAGCCGTTTATGACTGGGATATGGAGGTCAACACCACGGATCCGGAATTTTATAAATGGACCCAATGGATTTTTGTCCAGATGTTTAAAAAGGGCCTGGCCTATGAAAAGGAATTCCCCATCAACTGGTGTCCATCCTGTAAAACGGGACTTGCAAATGAAGAAGTGGTCAACGGCTGCTGCGAACGGTGCGGAACCGGAGTTACAAAGAAGAATTTAAGACAGTGGATGTTAAAAATCACCGCTTATGCAGACCGTCTGCTGGATGACTTGGATAAGCTTGACTGGCCGGAAAAGGTCAAAAAGATGCAGACGGAATGGATTGGAAAATCTTATGGAGCCGAGGTTGACTTTAAGGTAGACGGAAGAGAGGAGGCCGTCACGGTTTATACCACCAGACCGGATACCTTATACGGAGCCACCTTTATGGTGCTTGCGCCGGAGCACGCTCTTGCCTCAGGCCTTGCCACTCCGGAAAATAAAGAGGCAGTTGAGAAGTATATCTACGATGCTTCCATGAAGTCAAATGTGGACCGTCTTCAGGATAAGGAAAAGACCGGCGTATTTACCGGTAGCTATGCGGTTAACCCTTTAAGCGGTGCCAAGGTACCCATCTGGCTTTCCGATTACGTCCTTGCCGACTACGGTACCGGTGCCATCATGTGCGTGCCGGCTCATGATGACAGGGACTTTGAGTTTGCGAAGAAGTTCAACATTCCCATTATTCAGGTTATTGCAAAGGACGGCAGGGAAATTGAAAATATGACCGAGGCATATACCGAGGCAAGCGGAACCATGATCAATTCCGGTGAGTGGAATGGAATGGAGTCCTCTGTCCTTAAAAAAGATGCTCCGGCAATGATTGAGGAACGTGGTCTTGGAAAGAAGACCGTAAACTTTAAGCTTCGTGACTGGGTATTTTCCAGGCAGCGTTACTGGGGAGAGCCTATTCCCATTATCCATTGCCCCCACTGCGGCAATGTGCCGGTACCGGAAGACCAGCTTCCCCTTACCCTTCCTGAAGTGGAAAGCTACCAGCCTACCGGCACGGGAGAATCACCTCTGGCGGACATTGACGAATGGGTGAACACCACCTGCCCGGTGTGCGGCGCTCCGGCAAAAAGAGAGACGAACACCATGCCCCAATGGGCTGGTTCCTCCTGGTACTTCCTGCGCTATGTAGACAGTCACAATGACCAGGAACTGGTATCCAAAGAAAAAGCGAAAAAATATCTTCCGGTGGATATGTACATCGGCGGCGTGGAGCATGCCGTGCTTCATCTTCTGTATTCCCGTTTCTATACCAAATTTTTAAACGACATCGGTGTGGTTGACTTTGACGAACCATTTACCAAGCTGTTTAACCAGGGGATGATCAACGGAAAAAATGGTATCAAAATGAGCAAGTCCAAGGGAAATGTTGTATCTCCTGATGACCTGGTTCGTGACTATGGCTGTGACGCTCTCCGTATGTATGAGCTTTTTGTAGGACCGCCGGAGCTTGATGCAGAGTGGGATGACAGGGGAATTGAAGGCGTCGGCCGTTTCCTGAACCGTTTCTGGAAACTGGTGACGGAAAGCAGTAATAAGGATGTGGAGCCCACCAGGGAAATGCTTCGTCTGCGCAGCAAGCTGATTTTTGATATTGAGCAGCGTTTCAGCCAGTTTAACTTAAATACGGTAATTTCCGGATTTATGGAATATAACAATAAATTTATTGAAATGGCTCAGAAGACCGGTGGCATTGACAAAGAGACCTTAAAGGCCTTTGTGGTTCTGGTTGCTCCTTTTGCACCTCATATTGGTGAAGAACTGTGGCAAAGGCTTGGCGGCATGACTTCTGTATTCCACGCACAGTGGCCGGTATGTGATGAAGAAGCCATGAAGGAAGACGAAATTGAAGTTGCGGTCCAGGTAAACGGAAAGACAAGGGCAGTGGTAAAGCTTCCTGTAAACGTATCTAAGGAAGAGGCTATTGAGGCAGGAAAGGCTTTGATCCCGGATAAGATAACCGGAACCATTGTTAAGGAAATCTATGTTCCTGGAAGAATTGTAAATATTGTGTGCAAGTAA
- a CDS encoding alanyl-tRNA editing protein, whose product MDQLYYNKPYVKTFESEVLDCRQGKDGFFQVLLDRTAFYPVGGGQPADRGTLGEAAVLDVREMAEGIIHFTDKPLKPGSRVIGTIDWERRFCLMQNHSGEHLLSGIVHKHYGLDNVGFHMGKDEVTVDFNGPLTLEQIEAAEAEVNDIIWRNIPVVEFYPSKEELSRMDYRSKKELTGQVRLIEFPGGDVCACCGTHVMSSGEIGILKVTGMIHYKGGVRVSMVCGRLALQDYGNKQKAVSGISILLSAKPDQVLEAVDRLKEEGFKKDGRISRLSKELLERKTRDYPEWDGPLLVFDRDLSPVELRQYCTMLYEGKKGRVVLACSGGEGSYPYALGSGSQDMRALSNALNRRLNGRGGGNALMAQGTFQAVPEDIRKAFEEEA is encoded by the coding sequence ATGGATCAATTATATTATAACAAGCCATATGTAAAAACATTTGAATCGGAAGTACTGGATTGCCGCCAGGGAAAGGACGGTTTTTTTCAGGTGCTTTTAGACCGGACAGCCTTTTATCCTGTAGGCGGGGGTCAGCCGGCTGATAGGGGAACTTTAGGAGAAGCTGCAGTCCTGGACGTCAGGGAAATGGCGGAAGGTATTATTCATTTCACAGATAAGCCGCTGAAACCCGGCAGCAGGGTGATTGGGACGATAGATTGGGAGAGAAGATTCTGCCTTATGCAGAATCATTCCGGAGAACATTTGCTGTCCGGAATCGTACATAAGCATTATGGCCTTGATAACGTAGGGTTTCACATGGGAAAGGATGAGGTGACTGTGGACTTTAACGGCCCCCTGACCCTGGAACAGATAGAGGCGGCAGAAGCAGAAGTCAATGATATCATCTGGCGGAATATTCCGGTTGTGGAATTTTATCCGTCAAAGGAGGAACTGTCCCGCATGGATTACCGGAGCAAAAAGGAACTGACCGGACAGGTCCGCCTGATTGAGTTTCCGGGAGGGGATGTGTGCGCATGCTGCGGAACCCACGTCATGTCTTCCGGGGAGATCGGCATTCTGAAGGTGACGGGGATGATCCATTATAAAGGCGGTGTCAGGGTATCCATGGTATGCGGACGGCTGGCCCTTCAGGATTACGGTAATAAGCAGAAGGCGGTATCCGGCATTTCTATTCTCTTATCTGCAAAGCCGGATCAGGTTCTGGAGGCAGTGGACCGGTTAAAAGAAGAAGGATTTAAAAAGGATGGAAGGATCAGCCGGCTTTCCAAGGAGCTTCTTGAACGTAAGACCAGAGACTATCCGGAGTGGGATGGGCCTCTTCTGGTTTTTGACCGTGACTTATCGCCGGTGGAGTTAAGGCAGTATTGCACCATGCTGTATGAAGGAAAGAAGGGAAGGGTGGTTCTGGCATGTTCCGGAGGGGAAGGCAGCTATCCGTATGCCCTTGGAAGCGGCTCACAGGACATGAGAGCATTGAGTAACGCATTAAATAGAAGATTAAACGGCCGCGGAGGCGGAAACGCCCTGATGGCCCAGGGAACCTTCCAGGCCGTTCCGGAAGATATCAGAAAAGCGTTTGAGGAAGAAGCATAA
- a CDS encoding AI-2E family transporter, giving the protein MEFNDSTIKKIRGLILFAVIVVVAGWNYRSLIAMVMKVIGFISPFLAGGVMAFILNVPMRRIEKMLPVKEGSRIRRPLSLCLTLVFVIGVLLLVIFVVMPQLFETLISLQNSIPAFLAGVKEEAERLFAQNPEIADSISGIQIDWKAFLESVVGFLSTGAGSVLSSTVSAAMSIINGVTTFVIALVFAVYILLQKETLSRQFQKLMKAFLPEGVMARTLEILTLASETFSNFLTGQCLEAVILGSMFFFTLSVFRLPYGLLIGVLIAFTALIPMFGAFIGCAIGAFLMLMVKPLDAVVFLIIFFVLQQLEGNFIYPHVVGGSVGLPSIWVLVAVTIGGSAMGIVGMLIFIPLSSVLYAILRETVNGRLERNKRLKNRKA; this is encoded by the coding sequence ATGGAATTCAATGACAGTACCATAAAAAAAATAAGGGGATTGATCCTATTTGCTGTAATTGTAGTAGTGGCAGGCTGGAATTACAGGAGCCTGATTGCCATGGTCATGAAAGTGATCGGATTTATATCCCCTTTTCTTGCAGGAGGCGTCATGGCCTTTATCCTGAATGTACCTATGCGCAGGATCGAAAAAATGCTGCCGGTAAAGGAAGGAAGCAGGATCCGCAGGCCATTAAGCCTATGCCTTACCCTGGTGTTTGTAATAGGAGTCCTTCTGCTTGTGATTTTTGTTGTGATGCCGCAGTTATTTGAAACGCTTATAAGTCTGCAAAACAGCATTCCGGCTTTTCTTGCAGGGGTTAAGGAGGAAGCGGAGAGACTGTTCGCCCAGAATCCTGAGATCGCAGATTCTATCAGTGGAATCCAGATCGACTGGAAGGCCTTTCTGGAAAGCGTGGTTGGATTTTTATCAACCGGAGCGGGATCGGTGCTTTCATCCACGGTTTCAGCTGCCATGTCCATTATAAATGGAGTGACCACCTTTGTCATTGCTTTGGTCTTTGCAGTTTATATCCTTCTTCAGAAGGAGACGCTCTCGCGCCAGTTTCAAAAGCTGATGAAAGCATTCCTTCCGGAAGGGGTAATGGCACGAACCCTTGAGATCTTAACCCTGGCTTCTGAAACCTTTTCCAATTTCCTGACGGGACAGTGTCTGGAAGCGGTCATCCTTGGGAGCATGTTCTTTTTTACTCTGTCGGTTTTCCGGCTTCCTTATGGGCTTCTCATCGGCGTACTGATTGCCTTTACAGCCCTTATACCTATGTTTGGAGCATTTATCGGATGTGCCATCGGAGCATTTTTGATGCTGATGGTAAAACCTCTTGATGCGGTTGTTTTTTTGATCATATTCTTTGTCCTTCAGCAGCTGGAAGGAAACTTTATTTATCCTCATGTGGTGGGAGGTTCCGTGGGGCTTCCTTCTATTTGGGTTCTGGTGGCAGTCACCATCGGAGGCAGTGCCATGGGAATTGTGGGTATGCTGATATTTATCCCTCTTAGTTCTGTGCTGTACGCCATTCTCAGGGAGACCGTAAACGGAAGGCTGGAGAGAAATAAGAGGCTGAAAAACAGAAAGGCATAG
- the tnpA gene encoding IS200/IS605 family transposase, which translates to MAKKANELAHTKWMCKYHIVFTPKYRRKVIYNQYKEDLREVLKQLCNYKGVQILEGHIMPDHVHMLVSIPPKISISSFMGYLKGKSALMMFDRHANLKYKFGNRHFWSEGYYVSTVGLNEDTIRKYIQEQEKADIMQDKLSVKEYEDPFKG; encoded by the coding sequence ATGGCGAAGAAAGCCAATGAACTGGCACACACGAAATGGATGTGCAAATATCATATCGTCTTCACACCTAAGTATAGACGAAAAGTAATTTATAATCAATACAAGGAAGATTTGAGAGAAGTCTTGAAGCAACTATGTAATTATAAGGGGGTCCAAATCTTAGAAGGCCATATTATGCCGGATCATGTACATATGCTGGTAAGTATTCCGCCTAAAATTAGCATATCCAGTTTTATGGGTTATCTAAAAGGCAAATCCGCCCTTATGATGTTTGATCGCCACGCAAACCTAAAGTATAAATTCGGAAACCGACATTTTTGGTCGGAAGGATACTATGTAAGCACAGTAGGACTAAATGAGGACACCATCCGAAAATATATACAGGAGCAGGAAAAAGCGGATATTATGCAAGATAAACTAAGTGTAAAAGAATACGAGGACCCTTTTAAGGGTTAG
- a CDS encoding P1 family peptidase has product MYNKNIKRKKEERIVKRIREYGIIIGNLAPGPLNKITDVEGVLVGHATKNTRDHKTGVTVIMPCQDNPFLRKLVAAAYVHNGFGKSQGLIQVEELGTLETPIALTNTLNIGKVHDALVDLMLERCRKEGAEITSINPVVGECNDSVLNKICDRVVGLEEVRAALEDATSDFEEGAAGAGCGTVCYGLKGGIGSSSRRFQIGEETYTLGAMVQSNFGSTENLMVGGLAVGKEIARLTEPTALDRGSVMTIIATDLPVSDRQLKRILKRAGVGLSRTGSYMGHGSGDIMIGFTTANRIPEQAEKELLSVRILKESALETAFMAAAEATEEAVLNSLAMAKTTTGHKGNVVHSLTDLWLSKERI; this is encoded by the coding sequence ATGTATAATAAGAACATAAAAAGGAAAAAGGAGGAAAGGATCGTGAAAAGGATTCGGGAATATGGCATCATCATTGGGAATCTGGCTCCGGGACCCCTTAATAAAATTACTGATGTGGAGGGAGTTCTGGTGGGACATGCTACCAAGAATACCAGGGACCATAAAACAGGAGTCACTGTTATTATGCCCTGTCAGGATAATCCCTTCCTGCGAAAGCTGGTGGCAGCGGCCTATGTTCATAACGGATTTGGAAAAAGCCAGGGTCTCATACAGGTGGAAGAGCTTGGAACCCTGGAAACACCCATTGCCCTTACCAACACGTTAAATATAGGAAAGGTCCACGATGCCCTGGTGGATCTTATGCTGGAGCGGTGCAGAAAGGAAGGGGCGGAGATCACTTCCATAAATCCTGTGGTGGGTGAATGCAATGATTCGGTTCTAAATAAAATCTGTGACAGGGTAGTCGGCCTGGAAGAAGTAAGAGCGGCTCTGGAAGACGCAACCTCTGATTTTGAAGAAGGGGCAGCAGGGGCTGGCTGCGGTACCGTATGCTATGGTTTAAAGGGTGGGATCGGTTCCTCATCCAGGCGGTTTCAAATCGGAGAGGAGACCTATACTCTGGGGGCTATGGTACAGTCAAATTTCGGGAGCACGGAAAATCTCATGGTGGGAGGTTTGGCGGTTGGAAAGGAAATTGCCCGTTTGACTGAGCCAACGGCTTTGGACAGAGGTTCTGTCATGACGATTATAGCTACAGACCTTCCGGTTTCAGACCGCCAGCTAAAGAGGATTTTAAAACGGGCAGGGGTAGGGCTTTCCAGAACCGGATCCTATATGGGTCACGGAAGCGGGGATATCATGATTGGCTTTACTACGGCGAACCGGATTCCGGAACAGGCGGAAAAAGAACTCCTTTCTGTCCGGATATTAAAAGAAAGTGCCCTGGAAACGGCCTTTATGGCTGCAGCAGAGGCCACGGAGGAGGCGGTCCTTAATTCTCTTGCCATGGCAAAAACAACCACAGGTCACAAGGGAAATGTGGTACATTCCCTTACCGACCTGTGGCTTTCCAAAGAACGCATTTAA
- the hemB gene encoding porphobilinogen synthase, whose protein sequence is MELIYRPRRLRTSDTLRRMVRETRVSKESLIYPLFVVEGKDIMEEITSMEGQYRYSVDQLPVILDRLLHAGVGKILLFGIPAHKDIYGSQAYDQDGIVQRAIRLIREQYPGFYIVTDVCMCEYTSHGHCGILDGEYVDNDRTLEYLNMIALSHAAAGAHMVAPSDMMDGRIGSMRAALDGAGFVNVPIMAYSAKYASAFYGPFREAAGSAPAFGDRKSYQMDYHNRKEALKEVELDVAEGADLVMIKPALSYLDIIREVADRHDLPVAAYSVSGEYSMIKAASKAGFVDEEKVVCESAVSIYRAGADILITYYAIELARYMDEGKIG, encoded by the coding sequence ATGGAATTGATATACAGACCGAGAAGATTAAGAACATCAGATACCTTAAGAAGAATGGTGCGGGAAACAAGAGTCTCAAAAGAGTCCCTGATTTATCCCCTGTTTGTTGTGGAAGGAAAAGATATAATGGAAGAAATTACTTCCATGGAGGGACAATACCGTTACAGCGTGGACCAGCTCCCGGTGATCCTGGACCGGCTTTTACATGCCGGTGTGGGAAAAATCCTGCTGTTTGGTATTCCTGCCCATAAAGATATTTACGGCAGCCAGGCATACGACCAGGATGGAATTGTCCAGCGGGCCATCCGCCTGATCAGAGAACAATATCCGGGGTTCTATATTGTCACAGATGTGTGCATGTGTGAATATACCTCCCACGGTCATTGCGGGATCCTGGATGGAGAGTATGTGGATAATGACAGGACTTTGGAATATTTAAATATGATTGCACTTTCTCATGCAGCAGCCGGTGCTCATATGGTAGCCCCTTCTGACATGATGGACGGACGGATTGGTTCCATGAGAGCGGCTCTGGACGGCGCAGGGTTTGTAAATGTGCCTATCATGGCTTACTCCGCCAAGTATGCCTCCGCATTTTACGGGCCTTTCCGGGAGGCGGCCGGGTCTGCACCGGCTTTTGGAGACCGGAAGAGCTACCAGATGGATTATCATAACAGGAAAGAGGCTTTAAAGGAAGTGGAACTGGATGTGGCGGAAGGCGCTGATCTGGTGATGATAAAGCCTGCCCTTTCCTATTTGGATATCATAAGAGAGGTGGCGGACCGCCATGACCTTCCTGTAGCCGCATACAGCGTAAGCGGAGAATACTCCATGATAAAGGCAGCATCCAAGGCGGGGTTTGTGGACGAAGAAAAGGTGGTATGCGAATCTGCAGTGAGCATATACCGTGCAGGGGCGGATATTCTCATTACCTACTATGCCATAGAGCTTGCGCGATATATGGACGAAGGGAAAATCGGCTGA
- a CDS encoding PHP domain-containing protein, translating into MKFVDLHVHSNASDGTLTPSQVVALAAENNLGAIALTDHDTIDGLSEAQAAASGLPIEIIPGIELSCVYQGEEIHILGLYVDPTDKAFVSETNTLKEIRKKRNEEMIRRFQNAGISITFDEVMAGNPDTVITRAHFARVLLEKGYVKSMDQAFKKYLDYNGPYCPRKEKISPGHAIKILTDCKASPVLAHPYQYHLGDNKTEELVRYLKELGLHGLEVYHSSNNQYESGKLKKLAGKYDLFPTGGSDFHGSNKPDISLGFGRGGLRITDLLLDDIKRIRREKGL; encoded by the coding sequence CACCCTTACCCCCTCCCAAGTGGTGGCCCTGGCAGCGGAGAACAATCTTGGGGCCATAGCCCTCACCGATCACGATACCATTGACGGCCTTTCGGAAGCCCAGGCTGCCGCATCCGGTCTTCCTATTGAAATCATACCGGGAATTGAGCTCTCCTGTGTGTACCAGGGAGAAGAAATTCATATCCTGGGGCTTTATGTGGATCCAACAGATAAGGCGTTCGTCTCCGAAACGAATACGCTTAAGGAAATTCGGAAAAAAAGGAACGAGGAAATGATACGCCGCTTCCAAAATGCCGGCATTTCCATCACATTCGATGAAGTAATGGCAGGAAATCCTGACACGGTTATTACACGGGCTCATTTTGCCAGGGTTCTCCTGGAAAAGGGCTATGTAAAAAGCATGGATCAGGCATTTAAAAAATACCTGGACTACAACGGCCCTTACTGCCCCCGCAAAGAAAAGATCTCCCCCGGGCATGCCATAAAAATCCTTACAGACTGCAAAGCATCTCCTGTTCTGGCCCATCCATACCAGTATCATCTGGGGGATAATAAAACTGAGGAGCTGGTCCGCTATTTAAAGGAGCTGGGACTTCATGGCCTGGAAGTCTATCACTCTTCCAACAACCAATATGAAAGCGGCAAACTGAAAAAGCTGGCCGGAAAGTATGATCTCTTTCCCACTGGCGGTTCTGATTTTCACGGAAGCAACAAGCCTGACATCAGCCTGGGTTTTGGCCGGGGAGGACTTAGGATAACCGATCTGCTGCTTGACGATATAAAAAGGATTCGGCGGGAAAAGGGCCTTTGA